DNA from Pichia kudriavzevii chromosome 5, complete sequence:
acaacCAATTCCACAACAATGGGGATAGCCAAGCTATAATCGGCAGTCCAAAAATGAATCAAGGTATTAAATAAGGTCAATTCAAATGGAATCAAGGCGCCTTCCAAGACCCAAAAGTTCCAACTTGCCATAACTCCAAATGCTTCATCGACAAATCTATCAGCGAAAACACAAAATGGAGCACCTTTAATTGGCAAATAACAAACCATTTCTGCACAACAACAAGTGATTTCCAAGATTGGAAAACACCATATGGAGAAAGCCAATAATAATGACAAACAACCACCATTTTTCAACGAGGTACCAATGTTAACAAACAATGCAACACCAATTGTTCCACCAATGGCAATCAATTCAATCTGTCTTCTTTGTAACTTCCGATGAGTTCTTCCATGTTCCAAATGATGGacttttgaaattatatCCGAAGAGGATGAATTCTCAACAAATTTTTCGTTGATGTTCAAATTAtctatttctttcttgatATCATGATTCAAATCCTCCTTAGTGAGATCCTTCGAATCGAAGCAATCGTTATAATCGGTGTACTCCAATTCTTCAGAATGGCTGTTCCTAGATTCTTCCTCGTCGCCGCTATTGCGTGCATACACCTCGACTTGGGCGTTTAGAGGATGGTCGAAATCTGAGAGGTGTGGAATCTCCGAGGGAGGAACAGGTATAAACGTGTCCTTTGCTGCAGTTAGGACAGCCTTGAAGGGGTTTCTCTGAGACATGAAGTTTGTATGTGTGCTAGTTGATCCAAAGATTACGATAAGGTAGACAATAACAAAATCGAATGTAACTCACAGTTCAGTATCAATGGACCCTTGTCCTATACAGATAAAtatacatttatatatatacatattaatatattgaaaaaatgtGTATATGCAGTTATGTGAATATGTACATATATGGCTAACAATCTACAATATGCATTATACATGCCCAATAGGTACGATCCAGACAGCCGTCtaaaagaaggaggaaaaaaaatttttttgtacATGATAGAACCAATCAAGGCAAAAGCGGGGGGAGGGGCACAATGGGAGAGCGGCAAAATGTAGTATCAACCACTGTGGAGTGTATCATACGCTATTAAGTTGTTTATTGTTCCCACTGGCGGGATTCGGCATTATCCCGCATTTTTGGGGCTAACAATACGCGAGATGCAATGAGCATATGCGGCTCAGCGGGAAGGAGTCGTATTATATTgcaaataataataaaggGCAACTTAACAATAGACAAACTGAAATTATTGTAAGCCACATTAGACGGTGTTTGGTTGTTATTAATTAGTGTTATTAATTAGTGTTATTAATTAGCGTTATTAACTAGTTTGTCCATTTTAGCATGATTTCCATTAGTCTCTCCTTTTAGTCTGTTTTTTAATGGAATTGACAATTCAATAGACCCCTTTCCCCGTCTTTGGCCAATCAGTTTCGACCCTGATGAAACCCACGGAGACGGCTCAGCAAAGTCTTGCGTTTCCGATGACTCTTTTCGTTTTTCTCCCTTTGAAGACTGTCGCTTCTCTCAAGTTTCAGTGGCGCATTGTACGCTGAAATTCCAGTATCCGTTTTCGCCTTGACTCCAACCTTGGTCACTACTGGTGTATCCCTTTCTGTCCTTATCTTTGTCCCTGTTGTTGCATCGGCATCGACATCGGCATATGTATCTGCATAGATACGAGGATACCCTTCGGCCTCCGCCTCAGCTTCCCTTTCAAATCTCAGCTGTTGCACCTCATTAACCGGCGCAGAACTCACGTGACGCAGCATAGACGGTGCACCACGTTCAGGATAGCTGGAAATACCTCTCAGCCTCTCCCCAAAAAGCTCGCTATTGCTCAATGATGTATCAACAGTGCTATTCTTACTAGTGCTATTGGTGCTCTTACTCTTGTTCATCGGATGtagttgctgttgctgttgctgttgctgttgctgttgctgttgctgttgctgttgctgttgctgttgctgttgctgctgctgttgctgttgctgttgctgctgctgttgctgttgctgttgctgttgctgttgctgttgctgtttttgtttctccttATCTTTAGTTCCATTCGTCGCATCGACACTTCCGGTGttcttcaaacttgtaAACTTCTTGTAAAGATCCAAAACGTAGATGGCCTGTAACATCAACTTGGAATCATTCACAAGGGCCCCAGCCTCAACAAAGAGTTCAATAAACACCCCCTTGAGCTTCATCTGTGGTCCTCCCGCCTCAGTATCACCTTCACAACCATGATATTCGCCTCCATTGGCATTGCTATTGGTAGCTGCATTGCTATTAGTGCTTGTCGTCTTACCCGTACCTCCAACGGTAGAAATGGCGGCATTCACATTCGTACTGGCATTTGTGCAGCTATGTACATCGCTGTTGATGTCAATCAAATCCTTAAACGTAGGCCATGCGGTGATATGCCCCTTTTTCCTATTGCTACACTCCCTAGCTTCACCACCTTCTGAAGCTAGATTCCGCCCCGAATCACCTCCGGTAAGGCTGAAATTCTTAAATGAACTCATTAATACTTCACCTTCCTCATTGTCACTGCTATCACTAGTCTCATACCCTCTCTCCTCTAACATCCCCGTAGTAATTGTAACTCCTCCAGACTCTTCGCCTCCCTCACAATCACTACTACCTCTACTACCTTTGTTTCCTTCATCGCTACCATTCCCCATCATATGGTATCGATCCAACGTGCCTCTTCCCATATTACCTTCCTCCCGAGGATCAACTTCCAATGGATCGATCCCGTTCATTGTACTATCTTTTCTCGGCTTCATACAGTGGTAGCTATTGCTATTGCCAcaatcatcatcaacacaATTAGGACCAAAGTCACCGTTGTAGaattcttcatctccaTCAAGTTTCATATCACTACTAATCGTCGTGCCTGAATCTCTCCTACTTTGGCTGGCAGCTTCTAGCAATAGTTCGATATCCATATCCATATCATCACCACCTTCTCGATCTAGAATATCATATATCCTatcaattctttcatcGTCAGCTCCCCCCTCTCCGTCAGCGTGATGCTCCAGGTAAAGAATCAAatcattcttcaatttgCTCTCCATAGTGCCCAagataacaaaaaagaTCTCCATCACTAAATCGTATAATAATGGTATACCCAACTGCTTACTGGCCATCAATAACTCTATACCTGTAGGGAACAACTTCCAGTTGGCTCCAATGTGTCCACTATAGAGAAACTCTACTATAGCGTGAACTGTAGCATTAGAATATGGTATATATAATGCTCTTGGTATCCTCAAAGGGTCTATGTTAATGTTGTTTTCGTCTTGGAATTGCTGATAGACTAAATCGATGATACTATTATCAATATCCTGCTTGGAAAATGTACAATCTTCACTAGAATCTGACAATATTGTGCTGTCCTTAATGTCATCCTCTGGTGGTTGGGTAGGCATCGGCTTAGGTGGTGGTATAGAATAATTATTGATGGCATCTTGCATACCCGATGGAATGGACTCACTGGATCCATCTGAATGTGTTGAACTACTACTACGACTATCACCACTATATGAGCTGTTTGATCCCACTCGTCCAAATTCCCCAAATGATTTGTAACTATTGTTCGTAACTGGTGGTGATAAGCGTGGCACCTCTTCAATCGAACTATGTGGTGACATGTGGCTGTTGTTTGTTGCTtcgttgatgttgatgctATTGCTGTTGGAGTTGGTATTGCCAATGGAAAATGAGTTTCTAGACAGCGTGGATGCTCTCCTGCTATGTTGGATAATGGGtgaatttcttcttggtaATCCTGTATTTCCTAGTGAGCTTCTTCTAGAACCCGATATTGAATTCGTTCTAGACATTGGATTATAAGAATTCCGACGTGATTGACTCAATGAAATAGAGGCTCTGCTCAGAGTAGTATTCGGAAATAAACTGCCTGATAAAGAATGGTGTCTGGAGTTTGCGGAAGAGTTCCTTGGTGTGTTTCTAACGGGCGAAATTGCCGAACTCAGTCCAGACGTAGGTATCAAACCTGTATTTGCTGTGACTCccgttgttgttgtagttgtcTCTCTATCCTTCTTATCTTGAAACGGGTATCTAAAATTGGGAGTCGCTGAACTACTTTTGGAGTGAAGTGATGAATATTCATCCATTGAAGATCTAGACTCATGCACGCTTCCCTGTGATGATCGCAAACTTTGACTCTTTCCTTCAACATATGATTTAGCATATGCATCACTCAATATCTCATCAAACCCAATGCCCCATCTCCTTCGGCATAGAGCATATGGAACACTTATAGTTGATCCATCACAACAAACAAGATCCAAATCAGAAAAAGAGGTGTTCCGCTCAAAAGCATGCTTGCCAATAGCAATGGCATGTGGCGGCAATGTATAGCAAATATAATTAAGAGGTAGTTGTTGTGCAACATGATAAGCATAATCGGCAAATCCACCAGAGTGCTCATTTGGATTGTTGCTTTGATgaaagaaatcaaacacGCTTGTTTCGGATTTCCCCTGACGCTGCTTCTGGATACCAGCTCCCTGCGATGTTGGAATATTTCCATTCAATTCCTTATCTAACACTTTCCTACTATCGTTTCCAAAAAAGTTAGTAAATGGTAAAGCCAGAACCATTAGAGTATCAAAGTAATTCACAGATCCGCCCGATTCCTTCATAACAGATGACCCtaagaaaacatttttatgATGTGAAGACCAGACGAAACCCACTGTCAATTTATGTGTGTAAATCTTATGGAGGCAGGATATATGTAATTTTGTCCACGTATTCACCCTTACATTATACATGTAAGCCGAAATCTTCTTATCATCCTCAGCAAACCCCATGATTATCATATTGGTTCCAAAATATCCTACTCTGGGAAAGCTTAGTTTACCAATCGGGCTGGTATCAAATCCGTTGTTTTTGGGATACCTGATTCCTTTGGCATCGCGTCGAAACATTAGGATCGGTTCGTATTCACTCAAGTTAGGTGATTCATCAAAGACAAATAGTTTCTCCTCATTTGTTGTGGAACAGAAGGCTGAA
Protein-coding regions in this window:
- a CDS encoding uncharacterized protein (PKUD0E01990; similar to Saccharomyces cerevisiae YER132C (PMD1) and YGL197W (MDS3); ancestral locus Anc_8.157), which translates into the protein MRAMDFSANKCYPLVMPNLNDNDPRRRLDVRSGASINISNSRIFVFGGCVFELDLPANFKLDTIHKAFVDGMKKTENIEDVCGINFNQYLSSECFRLSLINRKWHHYDIAEGSDKPPTRMFHNMIIYNNCIYISGGLRFNEENNLVVLNDLWRFNLFEKSWRCYYKNNNDRILKRYDHLSAAFSEMELFDKSLVNPGICIVGGMSEEDEIIEKAELFDLMDDDLKVQTLPNLLAFDKLMNGSIPKGHPVKIRGSTCGMFSAFCSTTNEEKLFVFDESPNLSEYEPILMFRRDAKGIRYPKNNGFDTSPIGKLSFPRVGYFGTNMIIMGFAEDDKKISAYMYNVRVNTWTKLHISCLHKIYTHKLTVGFVWSSHHKNVFLGSSVMKESGGSVNYFDTLMVLALPFTNFFGNDSRKVLDKELNGNIPTSQGAGIQKQRQGKSETSVFDFFHQSNNPNEHSGGFADYAYHVAQQLPLNYICYTLPPHAIAIGKHAFERNTSFSDLDLVCCDGSTISVPYALCRRRWGIGFDEILSDAYAKSYVEGKSQSLRSSQGSVHESRSSMDEYSSLHSKSSSATPNFRYPFQDKKDRETTTTTTGVTANTGLIPTSGLSSAISPVRNTPRNSSANSRHHSLSGSLFPNTTLSRASISLSQSRRNSYNPMSRTNSISGSRRSSLGNTGLPRRNSPIIQHSRRASTLSRNSFSIGNTNSNSNSININEATNNSHMSPHSSIEEVPRLSPPVTNNSYKSFGEFGRVGSNSSYSGDSRSSSSTHSDGSSESIPSGMQDAINNYSIPPPKPMPTQPPEDDIKDSTILSDSSEDCTFSKQDIDNSIIDLVYQQFQDENNINIDPLRIPRALYIPYSNATVHAIVEFLYSGHIGANWKLFPTGIELLMASKQLGIPLLYDLVMEIFFVILGTMESKLKNDLILYLEHHADGEGGADDERIDRIYDILDREGGDDMDMDIELLLEAASQSRRDSGTTISSDMKLDGDEEFYNGDFGPNCVDDDCGNSNSYHCMKPRKDSTMNGIDPLEVDPREEGNMGRGTLDRYHMMGNGSDEGNKGSRGSSDCEGGEESGGVTITTGMLEERGYETSDSSDNEEGEVLMSSFKNFSLTGGDSGRNLASEGGEARECSNRKKGHITAWPTFKDLIDINSDVHSCTNASTNVNAAISTVGGTGKTTSTNSNAATNSNANGGEYHGCEGDTEAGGPQMKLKGVFIELFVEAGALVNDSKLMLQAIYVLDLYKKFTSLKNTGSVDATNGTKDKEKQKQQQQQQQQQQQQQQQQQQQQQQQQQQQQQQQQQQQQQQQQQQQQQQLHPMNKSKSTNSTSKNSTVDTSLSNSELFGERLRGISSYPERGAPSMLRHVSSAPVNEVQQLRFEREAEAEAEGYPRIYADTYADVDADATTGTKIRTERDTPVVTKVGVKAKTDTGISAYNAPLKLERSDSLQREKNEKSHRKRKTLLSRLRGFHQGRN